The Aureispira anguillae genome contains a region encoding:
- a CDS encoding DUF6438 domain-containing protein, whose translation MQNLLFFLLFLFIGTASTAQQIDESLLVASLERTTCYGNCPYYEVKFYANGFATYHGKKNVEFMGQYQATIPKELLTKLLQKADLIGYHDLGNKYPVKGLGIIDFPVCITSLKTEQGQKIIYNRNDAPQRLVDYQKFFDELVEEIDWQKK comes from the coding sequence ATGCAAAACCTACTATTTTTTCTATTGTTTCTATTTATAGGAACAGCAAGTACCGCTCAACAGATTGATGAGTCGCTTTTAGTGGCTTCCTTAGAGCGAACAACTTGTTATGGCAATTGTCCCTATTATGAGGTTAAGTTCTATGCCAATGGTTTCGCCACTTATCATGGAAAGAAGAATGTAGAATTTATGGGGCAATACCAGGCAACCATCCCCAAAGAATTGTTGACAAAATTACTCCAAAAAGCGGATTTAATTGGGTATCATGATTTGGGCAATAAATATCCTGTTAAGGGGCTTGGCATTATAGACTTTCCTGTTTGTATCACCAGCTTAAAAACAGAGCAGGGACAAAAAATAATTTATAATAGAAATGACGCTCCACAAAGATTGGTCGATTATCAGAAATTTTTTGATGAATTAGTAGAGGAAATTGATTGGCAAAAAAAATAA
- a CDS encoding ion transporter, with protein sequence MGKNRSKYRLLARQIVDNKWFTVGIMFLIILNGLLIGVQTYDNAPDSIRIIQLSILFIFFLEIIIRWTGRRTTEEYVQDWWNWFDIFILVIGVIPEVADIILESSAEQKNIMSTLRILRVVQLTRSIRAIGELQLLIGVLIKSIRSLSYIAVLFLLIMYIYAIIGVTLFRNPDYQNSEHIKLTASNPDPYGDLGEAFFTLFRILTGEDWTDLRYNLLSNQEIKGSVPAASNGVITFYHVSWMIIAAYLLINLVIGAIVNNFQIVLEGQKEEEEAAKKKEKNGSDDGHDELRRHIKRPKV encoded by the coding sequence ATGGGAAAAAATAGATCAAAGTACAGACTTCTAGCAAGGCAAATTGTAGACAATAAATGGTTTACAGTTGGAATCATGTTTTTAATTATCTTGAATGGATTATTGATAGGTGTGCAGACCTATGATAATGCTCCTGATTCTATCCGTATTATTCAGCTTTCTATTCTCTTTATCTTTTTCTTAGAAATCATTATTCGTTGGACAGGAAGAAGAACAACCGAGGAGTATGTACAAGATTGGTGGAACTGGTTTGATATTTTTATTTTAGTTATTGGGGTTATTCCCGAAGTAGCAGATATAATATTGGAGAGCAGTGCCGAACAAAAAAATATCATGTCTACCTTAAGAATTTTGAGAGTAGTACAACTCACTCGTTCTATTCGTGCTATTGGAGAACTTCAGTTGTTGATCGGCGTTTTGATTAAGTCTATTCGCTCTCTTTCCTATATTGCGGTGCTCTTTTTATTGATTATGTATATTTACGCCATTATTGGCGTGACACTTTTTCGGAATCCCGACTACCAAAATTCAGAACACATCAAATTAACGGCAAGCAATCCTGATCCTTATGGGGATTTGGGAGAGGCATTTTTTACCTTATTTCGGATATTAACAGGAGAGGATTGGACAGATTTGAGATATAATTTGCTATCTAATCAAGAAATCAAAGGCAGTGTTCCTGCTGCTTCGAATGGCGTGATTACTTTTTATCACGTTTCTTGGATGATTATTGCTGCCTATCTTTTGATTAATCTTGTTATTGGAGCCATTGTTAATAATTTTCAAATCGTATTGGAAGGGCAAAAGGAAGAAGAAGAAGCTGCAAAAAAGAAGGAAAAAAATGGTTCTGATGATGGTCACGATGAGCTCAGAAGACATATCAAAAGACCCAAAGTTTAG